In one Streptomyces sp. NBC_01241 genomic region, the following are encoded:
- a CDS encoding GuaB1 family IMP dehydrogenase-related protein, producing the protein MRFLEPGTGRYTDSPSVPYDLTYDDVFMVPGRSAVGSRQGVDLSSPDGTGTTIPLVVANMTAIAGRRMAETVARRGGLVVIPQDIPIEVVADVVSWVKTRHLVLDTPIVLAPGQTVADALSLLPKRAHGAGVVVDAEQRPVGVVTDHDLTGVDRFTQLSEIMSRDLVVLDADIDPRDAFNKLDGAHRKLAPAVDADGRLVGILTRKAALRATLYTPATDAGGKLRIAAAVGINGDVAGKAKQLLDAGIDALVVDTAHGHQESMINAVRAVRGLDPQVPVVAGNIVAAEGVRDLVEAGADIIKVGVGPGAMCTTRMMTGVGRPQFSAVLECAAEAKKYGKHVWADGGVRHPRDVAMALAAGASNVMIGSWFAGTYESPGDLQQSADGRFYKESFGMASARAVKNRTSDESAYDRARKALFEEGISTSRMFLDPARPGVEDLIDSIIAGVRSSCTYAGAASLEEFAEKAVVGVQSAAGYAEGKPLHASWS; encoded by the coding sequence ATGCGTTTTCTTGAGCCCGGCACCGGTCGCTACACAGACTCCCCCTCGGTCCCGTACGACCTCACGTACGACGATGTCTTCATGGTCCCGGGCCGTTCGGCGGTCGGATCCCGCCAGGGTGTCGATCTCTCCTCACCCGACGGCACCGGCACCACCATCCCCCTCGTCGTGGCGAACATGACGGCCATCGCGGGCCGCCGGATGGCCGAAACGGTCGCCCGCCGCGGCGGGCTCGTCGTCATCCCGCAGGACATCCCGATCGAGGTTGTCGCCGACGTCGTCTCCTGGGTGAAAACGCGCCATCTGGTGCTCGACACGCCGATCGTGCTGGCCCCCGGCCAGACGGTCGCCGACGCCCTGTCCCTGCTGCCCAAGCGCGCGCACGGCGCCGGCGTCGTCGTCGACGCGGAGCAGCGGCCCGTCGGTGTCGTCACCGATCACGACCTGACCGGTGTCGACCGCTTCACCCAGCTCTCCGAGATCATGTCCAGGGACCTGGTGGTGCTCGACGCGGACATCGACCCGCGCGACGCGTTCAACAAGCTCGACGGCGCCCACCGCAAGCTCGCCCCCGCGGTCGACGCGGACGGCCGGCTCGTCGGCATCCTCACCCGGAAGGCCGCGCTGCGGGCCACTCTGTACACCCCGGCCACCGACGCCGGCGGCAAGCTGCGGATCGCCGCCGCCGTCGGGATCAACGGCGATGTCGCGGGCAAGGCCAAGCAGCTCCTCGACGCGGGCATCGACGCGCTCGTCGTGGACACCGCCCACGGCCACCAGGAGTCCATGATCAACGCGGTCCGGGCCGTTCGCGGGCTCGACCCGCAGGTGCCCGTCGTCGCGGGCAACATCGTCGCCGCCGAGGGAGTGCGCGACCTCGTCGAGGCCGGCGCGGACATCATCAAGGTCGGTGTCGGACCGGGCGCCATGTGCACCACCCGGATGATGACGGGCGTAGGACGGCCGCAGTTCTCCGCCGTCCTGGAGTGCGCCGCCGAGGCGAAGAAGTACGGCAAGCACGTCTGGGCCGACGGTGGTGTCCGCCACCCGCGCGATGTCGCGATGGCGCTCGCCGCGGGTGCGTCCAACGTGATGATCGGCTCCTGGTTCGCCGGTACGTACGAGTCGCCCGGCGACCTCCAGCAGTCCGCCGACGGCCGCTTCTACAAGGAGTCCTTCGGTATGGCGTCCGCCCGCGCCGTGAAGAACCGTACGTCGGACGAGTCGGCGTACGACCGGGCCCGCAAGGCGCTCTTCGAGGAGGGCATCTCCACCTCGCGGATGTTCCTCGACCCGGCCCGGCCCGGCGTCGAGGACCTGATCGACTCGATCATCGCGGGCGTCCGCTCCTCCTGCACCTACGCCGGTGCGGCTTCTCTGGAGGAGTTCGCCGAGAAGGCGGTCGTTGGGGTGCAGAGCGCCGCCGGTTACGCCGAGGGCAAGCCGCTGCACGCCAGCTGGAGTTGA